The following proteins are co-located in the Manihot esculenta cultivar AM560-2 chromosome 9, M.esculenta_v8, whole genome shotgun sequence genome:
- the LOC110623432 gene encoding ethanolamine-phosphate cytidylyltransferase isoform X2 gives MASDGSSQSEKAKMVATWLGVAVGVCLLGLYLKGGDLDQWRRMRRKKKKVRVYMDGCFDMMHYGHCNALRQARALGDELVVGVVSDAEIIANKGPPVTPLHERMIMVKAVKWVDEVIPDAPYAITEDFMKKLFEEYNIDYIIHGDDPCVLPDGTDAYALAKKAGRYKQIKRTEGVSSTDIVGRMLLCTRERSISDSHNHSSLQRQFSHGHSPKFEDRGSGTGAGTRVSHFLPTSRRIVQFSNGKGPGPDARIVYIDGAFDLFHAGHVEILRVARGLGDFLLVGIHNDQTVSAKRGAHRPIMNLHERSLSVLACRYVDEVIIGAPSEVSKDMITTFNISLVVHGTVAENIEYEKEQSNPYAVPISMGIFEVLESPLDITTSTIIRRIVANHEAYQVYFGILSYVKIVET, from the exons ATGGCTTCCGATGGTAGCAGCCAATCGGAGAAGGCAAAGATGGTGGCCACGTGGCTGGGGGTAGCGGTGGGAGTTTGTCTGTTAGGCTTGTATTTGAAAGGCGGTGATTTGGATCAGTGGAGGAGaatgaggaggaagaagaagaaggtacgTGTTTACATGGACGGCTGCTTCGACATGATGCACTACGGCCACTGTAACGCTCTACGGCAAGCGCGTGCTCTGGGGGATGAATTGGTGGTGGGCGTCGTTAGCGACGCTGAAATCATAGCGAACAAAGGTCCTCCTGTTACTCCTCTTCACGAGAGAATGATTATGGTTAAGGCCGTCAAGTGGGTGGATGAGGTGATTCCGGACGCGCCATATGCAATCACCGAAGATTTCATGAAGAAGCTGTTCGAAGAGTACAATATCGATTATATAATCCACGGGGATGACCCCTGTGTTCTTCCCGATGGAACTGATGCCTATGCCCTTGCTAAGAAAGCTGGCCGCTACAAGCAGATTAAGCGCACCGAAGGAGTTTCAAGCACTGATATAGTTG GTCGAATGTTACTTTGTACGCGAGAGAGATCAATTAGTGATAGTCACAATCACTCATCTCTACAAAGGCAGTTCAGCCATGGTCATAGCCCGAAATTTGAAGACCGTGGATCTGGAACTGGAGCCGGTACTCGCGTTTCTCATTTTCTTCCTACTTCTCGTAGAATTGTTCAATTTTCGAATGGCAAG GGGCCAGGTCCTGATGCTCGCATAGTTTATATCGACGGCGCTTTTGATCTTTTTCATGCTGGACATGTTGAG ATCCTGAGGGTTGCTCGAGGGCTTGGTGATTTTCTTCTTGTTGGAATACACAATGATCAGACTGTCAG TGCTAAAAGAGGTGCACATCGCCCTATTATGAATCTTCATGAAAGAAGTTTAAGTGTTTTGGCTTGTCGGTATGTGGATGAGGTGATAATTGGTGCTCCAAGTGAAGTTTCTAAAGACATG ATAACAACCTTTAACATCTCTTTAGTAGTACATGGAACAGTAGCGGAAAACATTGAATATGAGAAG GAACAAAGCAATCCATATGCTGTTCCAATTAGTATGGGTATCTTCGAGGTCTTGGAAAGCCCTCTGGATATTACAACTTCCACAATAATTAGGAGGATCGTAGCAAATCATGAAGCGTACCAGGTTTACTTCGGGATTCTATCTTATGTAAAAATAGTGG AAACGTAA
- the LOC110623745 gene encoding protein LURP-one-related 5, with protein sequence MVARTKPTLIFNPLIDDNIANPQALFQENQLLLKNFSTIIDFDSAMSKIHPAEKRCSSEDDLFLKDGDGFQHERRRNPCTLTVWKRSSMTFQGTDGFTVFDTHGRLVFRVDNYSRKNRYAGGGLILMDGVGNALLTLKPQMMSMHFQWNAYRGEDVYEENPKMKVFSMRSTSVFYNTSKDVAEIFIGGLTKQGQMADFKIEGSFRTRDCKIKAPNGEVVAKMARKRVNTTILLSDDVFSLVVQPGFDAQLIMAFVIVLDRICNKPFAPLLCS encoded by the exons atgGTAGCCAGAACAAAGCCAACCCTTATTTTTAACCCTCTGATTGATGATAATATCGCCAACCCACAAGCTCTATTCCAAGAAAATCAACTTCTCCTCAAGAATTTCTCCACAATAATAGATTTCGATTCCGCCATGTCCAAGATTCATCCTGCGGAGAAGCGATGCAGCAGCGAAGATGATCTGTTCTTGAAAGATGGTGATGGTTTTCAACATGAACGTCGTCGTAATCCGTGTACGTTAACTGTGTGGAAGAGATCTAGCATGACTTTCCAAGGAACTGATGGATTCACTGTGTTTGATACTCATGGAAGATTGGTGTTTCGAGTCGACAATTATTCTAGGAAGAATCGATATGCAGGAGGTGGTCTTATTCTCATGGACGGAGTTGGCAATGCTTTGCTCACACTGAAACCTCAG ATGATGAGCATGCATTTCCAATGGAATGCATACAGAGGAGAAGATGTATATGAAGAGAATCCAAAGATGAAGGTGTTCTCAATGAGGAGCACATCGGTGTTTTACAACACTAGCAAAGACGTAGCAGAGATTTTCATTGGAGGGCTAACAAAACAAGGTCAGATGGCAGATTTTAAGATCGAGGGATCATTCAGGACACGAGATTGTAAGATCAAAGCTCCCAATGGCGAGGTGGTGGCAAAGATGGCTAGGAAAAGAGTGAACACTACGATTTTGCTGAGTGATGATGTGTTTAGCCTGGTTGTACAACCTGGGTTTGATGCTCAATTGATCATGGCCTTTGTAATTGTATTGGATCGCATTTGCAATAAGCCTTTTGCTCCTCTTTTATGTTCTTAG
- the LOC110623432 gene encoding ethanolamine-phosphate cytidylyltransferase isoform X1: MASDGSSQSEKAKMVATWLGVAVGVCLLGLYLKGGDLDQWRRMRRKKKKVRVYMDGCFDMMHYGHCNALRQARALGDELVVGVVSDAEIIANKGPPVTPLHERMIMVKAVKWVDEVIPDAPYAITEDFMKKLFEEYNIDYIIHGDDPCVLPDGTDAYALAKKAGRYKQIKRTEGVSSTDIVGRMLLCTRERSISDSHNHSSLQRQFSHGHSPKFEDRGSGTGAGTRVSHFLPTSRRIVQFSNGKGPGPDARIVYIDGAFDLFHAGHVEILRVARGLGDFLLVGIHNDQTVSAKRGAHRPIMNLHERSLSVLACRYVDEVIIGAPSEVSKDMITTFNISLVVHGTVAENIEYEKEQSNPYAVPISMGIFEVLESPLDITTSTIIRRIVANHEAYQKRNEKKAESEKRYYEDKTYVSGD, encoded by the exons ATGGCTTCCGATGGTAGCAGCCAATCGGAGAAGGCAAAGATGGTGGCCACGTGGCTGGGGGTAGCGGTGGGAGTTTGTCTGTTAGGCTTGTATTTGAAAGGCGGTGATTTGGATCAGTGGAGGAGaatgaggaggaagaagaagaaggtacgTGTTTACATGGACGGCTGCTTCGACATGATGCACTACGGCCACTGTAACGCTCTACGGCAAGCGCGTGCTCTGGGGGATGAATTGGTGGTGGGCGTCGTTAGCGACGCTGAAATCATAGCGAACAAAGGTCCTCCTGTTACTCCTCTTCACGAGAGAATGATTATGGTTAAGGCCGTCAAGTGGGTGGATGAGGTGATTCCGGACGCGCCATATGCAATCACCGAAGATTTCATGAAGAAGCTGTTCGAAGAGTACAATATCGATTATATAATCCACGGGGATGACCCCTGTGTTCTTCCCGATGGAACTGATGCCTATGCCCTTGCTAAGAAAGCTGGCCGCTACAAGCAGATTAAGCGCACCGAAGGAGTTTCAAGCACTGATATAGTTG GTCGAATGTTACTTTGTACGCGAGAGAGATCAATTAGTGATAGTCACAATCACTCATCTCTACAAAGGCAGTTCAGCCATGGTCATAGCCCGAAATTTGAAGACCGTGGATCTGGAACTGGAGCCGGTACTCGCGTTTCTCATTTTCTTCCTACTTCTCGTAGAATTGTTCAATTTTCGAATGGCAAG GGGCCAGGTCCTGATGCTCGCATAGTTTATATCGACGGCGCTTTTGATCTTTTTCATGCTGGACATGTTGAG ATCCTGAGGGTTGCTCGAGGGCTTGGTGATTTTCTTCTTGTTGGAATACACAATGATCAGACTGTCAG TGCTAAAAGAGGTGCACATCGCCCTATTATGAATCTTCATGAAAGAAGTTTAAGTGTTTTGGCTTGTCGGTATGTGGATGAGGTGATAATTGGTGCTCCAAGTGAAGTTTCTAAAGACATG ATAACAACCTTTAACATCTCTTTAGTAGTACATGGAACAGTAGCGGAAAACATTGAATATGAGAAG GAACAAAGCAATCCATATGCTGTTCCAATTAGTATGGGTATCTTCGAGGTCTTGGAAAGCCCTCTGGATATTACAACTTCCACAATAATTAGGAGGATCGTAGCAAATCATGAAGCGTACCAG AAACGTAATGAgaagaaggcagaaagtgagAAAAGGTATTATGAAGATAAGACTTATGTATCAGGGGATTGA